From Acropora muricata isolate sample 2 chromosome 14, ASM3666990v1, whole genome shotgun sequence, one genomic window encodes:
- the LOC136897662 gene encoding probable rRNA-processing protein EBP2 encodes MADFEDDGFESDTDLSDEELQRDFASGNLQVGLNKLPRERTRALINNVPGMKQKLEQIAQNLDWVERMDITVEEDQEEQEETVKTAATPTPNSEKSIHNDFQREMKFYKQAQAALAKALPKLKEMKIPTKRPEDYFAEMVKTDDHMQRVRAKLLSKQQAMERSEKAKKQREMKKFGKKVQQDVLEKRQQQKKAQLEAVKSFKKRGKQAITPDFGRANDDFPIQTDKGSSTIVKGLVIKRGKSAKRKAKDARFGFGGVKRGMKRNTKESFSDMVNSFKPGKHGKAPSGKPGKMGKKRKNVRPGKSRRKQMKR; translated from the exons ATGGCGGACTTCGAGGACGATGGTTTCGAAAGTGACACTGATTTGTCTGATGAAGAG CTTCAGAGGGATTTTGCTAGCGGCAATCTTCAAGTCGGTTTGAACAAGCTACCACGGGAACGAACACGTGCTTTGATCAACAACGTT CCTGGTATGAAGCAAAAACTGGAGCAAATTGCACAAAACCTTGATTGGGTTGAGAGAATGGACATCACTGTAGAGGAAGACCaggaagaacaagaagaaactGTAAAAACAGCAGCAACACCTACACCAAACAGCGAGAAAAGCATTCATAATGATTTCCAAAGAGAAATGAAATT TTACAAGCAAGCTCAAGCAGCATTGGCCAAGGCTCTTCCAAAACTGAAGGAGATGAAAATACCAACAAAACGGCCAGAGGACTACTTTGCAGAGATGGTGAAAACAGATGATCACATGCAAAGG GTgagagcaaaattactgagCAAACAACAGGCAATGGAGAGGTCagagaaagcaaagaaacaaagagagaTGAAGAAATTTGGGAAAAAG GTTCAACAAGATGTTTtggaaaaaagacaacaacagaAGAAGGCCCAATTGGAAGCTGTAAAAAGTTTCAAAAAGC GGGGTAAACAGGCTATAACCCCAGATTTTGGTAGAGCCAATGATGATTTTCCAATCCAAACTGATAAAGGCTCATCCACCATAGTAAAAGGCCTAGTTATTAAACG TGGTAAGAGTGCCAAACGGAAAGCCAAG GATGCAAGGTTTGGTTTTGGAGGAGTAAAGAGAGGcatgaaaagaaatacaaaggAGAGCTTTTCTGATATGGTGAATTCCTTTAAGCCAGGAAAACACGGCAAGGCGCCAAGTGGAAAGCCAGGAAAGATG ggtaaaaagagaaagaatGTAAGGCCTGGAAAATCACGaagaaagcaaatgaaaagatAG
- the LOC136897532 gene encoding store-operated calcium entry-associated regulatory factor-like, whose product MASFNLGILWTVSLFGNVMFSTALGWGSNEKIKLTEVNVLTLHQGKMTNSRRTHPVPQLQCVGGSRGCSAFTPRVVQCYNRGFDGYDVQWECKTDMDSRYRFGEIAVSCEGYSYPDDPYILKGSCGLEYSIDVVEGGHYHSYHDSGYRDGGYKSHHHNSYKRRSGNWLGSFIMWGIIAFIAYYIYQHWSSNTIPHTPGGYTQSSRPPPAGFRPEYVPDEHSSAYRTSAGSGLGGGGFWTGAATGGLLGYLFGNSGRQTPYYNDFGYYGSGYHRPRTGWGLGGSNWFGLNNSWSSNTGWSSGSSYRRSSSPPSTRTSSGFGGTKRR is encoded by the exons ATGGCTTCGTTCAATCTTGGTATTCTGTGGACAGTTTCCCTGTTTGGAAATGTTATGTTTTCGACAG CCTTAGGTTGGGGCAGTAATGAGAAGATCAAATTAACAGAAGTTAATGTCCTCACACTGCATCAAGGAAAGATGACAAATTCTCGTCGAACCCATCCTGTGCCTCAGCTACAGTGTGTTGGTGGATCTAGAGGCTGTTCAGCTTTTACACCCAGAGTTGTGCAATGCTATAACAGAGGATTTGATGGTTACGATGTTCAG TGGGAATGCAAGACAGACATGGACAGCAGATATCGCTTTGGTGAAATTGCAGTCAGCTGTGAAGGCTATAGCTATCCTGACGATCCATATATTCTTAAAGGCTCATGTGGG CTTGAATACTCCATTGATGTTGTTGAGGGAGGTCACTATCATTCATATCATGATTCTGGATACAGAGATGGAGGTTACAAGAGCCATCACCACAACTCCTACAAGAG GCGCTCTGGTAACTGGCTAGGTTCCTTCATTATGTGGGGAATCATTGCATTTATTGCATATTATATCTATCAGCACTGGTCCAGCAATACAATACCACA CACTCCAGGAGGCTATACCCAGTCTTCCAGGCCTCCTCCTGCTGGTTTCAGACCTGAATATGTGCCAG ATGAGCATTCTTCAGCTTATCGAACTTCCGCAGGCTCTGGTCTTGGGGGAGGTGGATTTTGGACAG GTGCTGCGACTGGAGGTTTGCTAGGATACCTGTTTGGAAACTCTGG TCGTCAAACTCCTTACTACAATGACTTTGGCTACTATGGCTCAGGTTATCACCGGCCAAGGACTGGTTGGGGATTGGGTGGATCCAACTGGTTCGGCCTCAATAATAGCTGGTCTTCAAACACTGGTTGGTCCTCGGGAAGCAGTTACAGGCGCTCCTCAAGCCCACCTAGTACGCGCACATCCTCAG gtttcGGCGGCACTAAGCGTCGCTAA
- the LOC136897663 gene encoding trimeric intracellular cation channel type B-like: MMDQFSDIFKLYADHFAKIPMFPVLQCVHLTIMNLKLRLEGDSMSFAYAHPMSCWVSSVLSCFAGTMVANFLLGNSLIVPLSDIQQIAILTLIWYLVFFCPLDLFTKIFVLKPFWLVLLVLKEVYRAKSILKGVEMASPNYSDAWLVMIAIGTAKGAGSRLIRPVVKLVQGKVEPANEALYPSFITKLSIVGSTFIIMAQKGMLHFSTSEVLLCIACIGSVLQVVMYLSSAGDPFVYLEKAVAAVLFREPKEKANTSDSKKKKE; encoded by the exons ATGATGGATCAATTTTCTGATATTTTCAAGTTGTACGCGGATCATTTTGCCAAGATTCCAATGTTTCCGGTGCTACAATGTGTTCACTTAACAATAATGAATTTGAAACTGAGGTTGGAAGGAG ATTCAATGTCTTTTGCTTATGCCCATCCCATGTCCTGCTGGGTTTCAAGCGTCCTTTCTTGTTTTGCTGGTACCATGGTAGCAAACTTTTTATTGGGAAACTCTCTAATTGTGCCATTGTCGGATATTCAACAGATTGCAATTCTAACTCTTATTTG gtATCTAGTTTTCTTTTGCCCTCTGGATCTCTTCACCAAAATCTTTGTGCTGAAGCCATTTTGG ctTGTACTCCTTGTATTGAAAGAAGTCTACAGAGCCAAGAGCATCCTCAAAGGAGTAGAAATGGCTTCACCAAACTACTCTGATGCTTGGCTTGTTATGATTGCCATTGGAACTGCCAAAG GAGCAGGAAGCAGGCTGATAAGGCCAGTGGTTAAACTTGTGCAAGGAAAAGTGGAGCCTGCCAATGAAGCCCTTTATCCATCATT CATCACCAAACTGTCGATTGTTGGAAGCACATTTATTATTATGGCTCAGAAAGGCATGCTACACTTCTCTACATCTGAAGTTCTCCTCTGCATTGCTTGCATTGGGTCAGTTCTACAAGTTGTGATGTACCTTTCCAGTGCAGGGGACCCCTTTGTGTACCTGGAGAAGGCCGTGGCAGCTGTGTTGTTTCGTGAACCAAAGGAAAAGGCCAACACTTCAGATagcaagaagaagaaagagTGA
- the LOC136897531 gene encoding histamine H2 receptor-like, with product MAVTIHGNTQAKIRCANHSSNSSGQNCNNLTETPMIPGHPAPPATHISVFICLGFLGAAIVLANSVVLYLYKRKTFLKTKTNLCLVCLAISDFLAGLIAVPMVIVCSTLDADAVTSGMICTVMDLSSRFISISTVLHLLLVTMERYFKIIHALNYPLIVTKFRLITLLVLVWCVSLGTSLIQLTWIPFGGPSTDAEISAKDTIYNLSVFFAVVIPSLLMMFVALSCIFRVLRSQLRSMKENGYKTRAYKNKSTRSEAKAVTVFGSMIVTFIACWFSYYIDGLLIDLKLPSLYLPEWARIVLVFLRFGSSVLNPLLYTFFKEDFRRALLSSITGSSYRHSIGMTTMNCSTL from the exons ATGGCCGTGACTATACATGGAAACACACAG GCAAAAATACGCTGTGCAAATCATAGCAGCAATTCATCGGGACAGAATTGCAATAACTTGACTGAGACCCCAATGATCCCTGGACACCCCGCCCCGCCTGCCACTCACATTTCTGTGTTCATATGCTTGGGGTTCCTTGGCGCCGCAATCGTACTTGCAAACTCAGTGGTCTTGTACCTCTACAAGAGAAAAACATTTCTCAAAACTAAAACCAACTTGTGCCTGGTATGTCTGGCCATTTCGGATTTTCTTGCTGGGCTAATAGCGGTTCCGATGGTGATAGTCTGCAGTACGCTCGACGCTGATGCGGTCACCAGTGGGATGATATGCACTGTTATGGACCTGTCTTCCAGGTTTATATCAATTTCAACGGTGTTACATTTGCTGTTGGTGACTATGGAGCGATATTTCAAAATCATCCATGCTTTAAATTACCCATTAATTGTCACGAAGTTTCGCCTGATAACCTTGCTTGTCCTTGTATGGTGCGTTTCATTGGGAACATCCCTCATTCAACTTACGTGGATTCCGTTTGGTGGTCCAAGTACTGATGCGGAAATCTCAGCAAAGGACACCATTTACAACCTGTCAGTTTTCTTTGCCGTTGTTATACCAAGCCTCTTGATGATGTTTGTGGCATTGAGCTGCATTTTTCGGGTCCTGCGCAGTCAGCTCCGTAGCATGAAAGAGAATGGATACAAAACCCGAGCTTACAAAAACAAGTCGACTCGTTCAGAAGCGAAGGCTGTCACAGTATTTGGCTCAATGATCGTTACATTTATCGCCTGTTGGTTTTCCTACTATATTGATGGTCTCTTAATCGATCTCAAGCTTCCAAGTCTTTATCTTCCAGAATGGGCGCGGATTGTGCTTGTGTTTCTGAGATTTGGCTCCTCTGTTTTGAATCCGTTGCTTTATACCTTTTTTAAAGAAGATTTCAGAAGAGCTTTGCTGTCATCGATAACGGGTTCTTCATATCGACACTCCATTGGGATGACAACGATGAACTGTTCAACACTTTAG